In the Clostridium beijerinckii genome, one interval contains:
- a CDS encoding mannose/fructose/sorbose PTS transporter subunit IIB, whose product MEISFVRIDDRLIHGQIATIWSKASGCNRIMACSDEVAKDDLRKQLLLQVALKGIKAYVIPIETAIKAYKNPKYKNFKTLFLFTNPADVLRMIEGGVDIKSVNVGGMCYKDGKKQITGAISVNNKDIECFKKLYEKGIELEIRQVAKDNKINLIDRLKELKFL is encoded by the coding sequence ATGGAAATTAGCTTTGTAAGAATTGATGACAGATTGATACATGGACAGATTGCAACCATATGGTCAAAAGCAAGTGGATGTAACAGAATTATGGCGTGTAGTGATGAAGTTGCTAAAGATGATTTGAGAAAACAGTTGTTACTTCAAGTAGCATTAAAAGGAATTAAAGCTTATGTAATACCAATAGAAACCGCTATCAAAGCTTATAAGAATCCTAAATATAAAAATTTTAAGACTTTATTTTTATTTACTAATCCGGCAGACGTGCTTCGAATGATTGAAGGTGGAGTTGATATTAAATCTGTAAATGTTGGAGGAATGTGCTATAAGGATGGAAAAAAACAAATTACTGGTGCTATATCCGTAAATAATAAAGATATAGAATGTTTCAAGAAACTTTACGAGAAAGGAATTGAGTTAGAGATAAGGCAGGTAGCGAAAGATAATAAGATTAATTTAATTGACAGGTTAAAAGAATTGAAATTCTTATAG
- a CDS encoding glycoside-pentoside-hexuronide (GPH):cation symporter, producing MLNSVDKNASTNANNGNVKLSLREKISYGFGDFGNGFMFDLGQSYLTKFFIDTCGISAGAVGGIFAFTKIFDAFMDPLAGSLIDSRKAGKSGKFRPVMMISSIILALLTIITFTMPEMPLSSKIIYGYATYMIWGLVYSFTNVPYGSLASVMTRDVEDRSQLATFRQAGSLGAQLITGVAFVPILMMFSDKKVGYPVAAAVMAVIGVVSFFICFANTKEHVVVNREGKSEKASAKDYFKVVFTNRPLLCLILMQLFTISAMNTNNQMMIFFCQYNLGDIKLQPKVNGIMIGCSVIGIFAIPFLVKHFGKKKTAIAGLLIGIVANGLNFIIPTNATTFTVLVTIGYVALAIPNGVTWAFVTDAIDYGHWHTGIRKEGVTYAAFNFSRKIAQSMAALVSAAVLGMTGYVANAQQSAETLLGIKGAMTLYPAVALALAALVVGILHNLPDDKYRKVAQDLQEGKWEKGILE from the coding sequence ATGTTAAATTCTGTTGACAAAAACGCATCAACTAATGCTAATAATGGAAACGTTAAATTAAGTTTAAGAGAGAAAATTTCTTACGGTTTTGGAGATTTTGGTAATGGATTTATGTTTGACTTAGGTCAATCATATCTTACAAAGTTTTTCATAGATACATGTGGAATTAGTGCTGGAGCAGTTGGTGGTATATTTGCATTTACAAAAATATTCGATGCATTCATGGATCCATTAGCAGGATCATTGATAGATAGTAGAAAGGCAGGTAAATCAGGAAAGTTTAGGCCTGTAATGATGATTTCAAGTATAATTCTTGCACTACTTACAATTATTACTTTTACTATGCCTGAGATGCCGCTTTCATCTAAGATTATATATGGTTATGCAACATATATGATTTGGGGTCTTGTATATTCATTCACTAATGTTCCTTATGGATCATTAGCATCGGTTATGACAAGAGATGTAGAGGATAGAAGCCAATTAGCTACATTTAGACAAGCTGGTTCATTAGGAGCACAATTAATAACTGGAGTAGCTTTTGTACCTATTCTTATGATGTTTAGTGACAAAAAAGTTGGTTATCCAGTTGCGGCCGCAGTTATGGCTGTTATAGGAGTTGTTTCATTCTTTATCTGTTTTGCTAACACAAAAGAACACGTTGTAGTTAACAGAGAAGGTAAATCAGAAAAAGCATCTGCTAAAGATTATTTTAAAGTTGTATTTACAAATAGACCATTGTTATGCTTAATTCTTATGCAATTATTTACAATATCAGCTATGAATACTAACAACCAAATGATGATTTTCTTCTGCCAATATAACTTAGGGGATATTAAACTTCAACCTAAGGTTAATGGTATAATGATTGGATGTTCTGTAATAGGTATATTCGCTATTCCATTCTTAGTAAAACATTTTGGTAAAAAGAAAACTGCGATTGCAGGACTATTGATTGGAATTGTTGCTAATGGATTAAACTTTATAATACCAACAAATGCTACTACTTTCACAGTTCTTGTTACAATAGGATATGTAGCTTTAGCTATTCCAAATGGAGTTACTTGGGCATTCGTAACGGATGCAATTGACTATGGACATTGGCATACTGGAATAAGAAAAGAAGGTGTAACTTATGCTGCATTTAACTTTTCAAGAAAAATTGCACAATCTATGGCAGCCCTTGTTAGTGCAGCAGTATTAGGTATGACTGGGTATGTTGCAAACGCACAACAAAGTGCAGAAACATTACTAGGAATTAAGGGAGCAATGACATTGTATCCAGCAGTAGCTTTAGCTTTAGCTGCTCTTGTAGTAGGTATATTACATAATCTACCAGATGACAAGTACAGAAAAGTTGCTCAAGACTTACAAGAAGGAAAATGGGAAAAAGGAATTTTAGAATAA
- a CDS encoding UxaA family hydrolase: MKEIIKINEKDNVVVALRDLSKSEIIEVENKKIEIKEDIKRGHKVAISDFKVNDNVIKYGYPIGHAVKDISIGEWIHTHNIKTNLDGIMEYNFNQQLKQVSIENKNLTFDGYRRANGNVGIRNELWIVPTVGCVNGIGERIIEKFKEDVKPVGIDGVEIFKHNYGCSQLGDDHANTRTMLGNLVKHPNAGGVLVLGLGCENNTMAEFIESLGEYDTTRIKFLVSQEVSNEIEEGAKILRELYENMKNDKRESVSLSNLKVGLKCGGSDGFSGITANPLVGSFSDFLVAQGGTTILTEVPEMFGAETILMNRAKDNETFDKTVHLINDFKEYFMAYNQPIYENPSPGNKAGGITTLEDKSLGCTQKSGDSTVVGVLKYGETLKTNGLNLLSGPGNDLVAASALAAAGCHMVLFTTGRGTPFGTFVPTMKISTNTPLYNLKPHWMDFNAGTLVEDKTLSEVTEEFIKYVVEVANGKYVNNEINKFKELAILKQGVTL, translated from the coding sequence ATGAAAGAAATTATAAAAATAAATGAAAAAGACAATGTTGTAGTAGCACTTAGAGATTTGTCTAAAAGTGAAATTATAGAAGTTGAAAATAAAAAAATAGAGATAAAAGAAGACATAAAAAGAGGACACAAAGTAGCTATATCAGACTTTAAAGTTAACGACAATGTAATAAAGTATGGATATCCAATAGGACATGCTGTTAAGGATATATCAATAGGAGAATGGATTCACACGCATAATATTAAAACAAATTTAGATGGAATTATGGAATATAATTTTAATCAGCAGCTAAAACAAGTTTCTATAGAAAACAAAAATCTTACTTTTGATGGATATAGAAGAGCAAACGGTAATGTTGGTATAAGAAATGAACTTTGGATAGTGCCAACCGTTGGGTGCGTTAATGGAATTGGTGAAAGAATAATCGAAAAATTCAAAGAAGATGTAAAACCTGTTGGGATCGATGGAGTTGAAATTTTCAAACATAATTATGGATGTTCTCAATTGGGAGATGATCATGCAAATACAAGAACTATGCTTGGAAATTTAGTAAAGCATCCTAATGCTGGAGGCGTGTTAGTACTTGGACTTGGTTGCGAAAATAATACAATGGCTGAATTTATTGAGTCATTGGGAGAATATGATACAACTAGAATTAAATTTCTAGTATCACAGGAAGTTTCTAACGAAATAGAAGAGGGTGCCAAAATATTACGTGAGCTTTATGAAAATATGAAAAATGATAAGAGAGAATCAGTATCTCTATCAAATTTAAAAGTTGGATTAAAGTGCGGTGGTTCAGATGGCTTCTCAGGAATAACTGCAAATCCTCTTGTAGGTAGTTTTTCAGATTTCTTAGTTGCACAAGGTGGAACAACAATACTTACAGAAGTTCCTGAGATGTTTGGTGCTGAAACAATTCTTATGAATAGAGCTAAAGATAATGAAACTTTTGATAAAACTGTACATTTAATAAATGATTTCAAAGAATATTTCATGGCGTATAATCAGCCTATATACGAAAATCCTTCTCCAGGAAATAAAGCTGGTGGAATTACAACATTAGAGGATAAATCTTTAGGGTGTACACAAAAATCAGGAGATTCAACAGTTGTAGGTGTATTAAAATATGGTGAAACTTTAAAAACTAATGGATTAAATCTTTTAAGTGGACCAGGAAATGATTTGGTTGCAGCCTCAGCTTTAGCGGCAGCTGGTTGTCATATGGTTTTATTTACAACAGGTAGAGGAACACCGTTTGGTACATTTGTTCCAACAATGAAGATATCAACAAATACTCCATTATACAATTTAAAGCCACATTGGATGGACTTTAATGCAGGAACTTTAGTTGAAGATAAGACTTTGAGTGAAGTAACAGAAGAATTTATAAAATATGTGGTTGAAGTGGCTAATGGAAAATATGTAAATAATGAAATTAATAAATTTAAAGAGTTAGCTATTTTAAAACAAGGTGTTACTTTATAA
- a CDS encoding tagaturonate reductase, protein MKLNKKIYKEFKTYPEKVLQFGEGNFLRAFVDWQIDKMNEEAGFNGSVVVVQPQEGGLVNMLNEQDGLFTLYLQGVQGKRAIKTHKIINSISRGINPYTDYNEYLRVAENPELRFIVSNTTEAGIAFDENDKLNEGCQKSFPGKLTAFLFRRFMVFNGDNSKGFIIIPCELIDRNGEKLKEIVLRYAEMWNLGQDFVNWINDANTFCCSLVDRIVPGYPRDTIDEVREELGYDDNLVDVGEIFHLWVIEGPQSIKDELPIEKAGLNVKVVDDMTPYRTRKVRILNGPHTAMVPVAYLYGLETVGEAVDHEVIGRYVHDVIYDEIIETLDLPHEELVEFADAIIERFQNPYVKHYLMSIALNSLSKYKTRDLPSLTEYLKRKGTLPKKLVFSLASLIEFYKGKRGDEDIELADDEDILELFKELWEKYDGTKEGLNKIVTSVLAYEKNWGSNLNEIPNLADEVSRYLEIIEKVGMKEAIKEVI, encoded by the coding sequence ATGAAATTAAATAAGAAAATATATAAAGAATTTAAGACTTACCCTGAAAAAGTGCTACAATTTGGGGAAGGAAATTTCCTAAGAGCATTTGTTGATTGGCAAATTGACAAAATGAATGAAGAAGCAGGTTTCAATGGAAGTGTCGTAGTCGTTCAGCCTCAAGAAGGTGGACTAGTTAATATGCTAAATGAACAAGATGGCTTGTTTACACTTTATCTTCAAGGAGTTCAAGGAAAAAGAGCTATAAAAACACATAAAATAATCAATAGTATAAGTAGAGGAATTAATCCATATACAGATTATAATGAATATTTAAGAGTTGCAGAAAATCCAGAATTAAGGTTCATAGTGTCAAATACAACAGAAGCAGGAATCGCTTTTGATGAGAATGATAAGTTAAATGAAGGATGTCAAAAAAGTTTTCCGGGTAAGTTAACCGCATTTTTGTTCCGTAGATTTATGGTGTTTAATGGTGACAATAGTAAAGGTTTTATTATAATTCCATGTGAGCTTATTGATAGAAATGGTGAAAAACTTAAAGAAATAGTATTAAGATATGCAGAAATGTGGAATTTAGGACAAGATTTTGTGAATTGGATAAATGATGCTAATACTTTTTGCTGTAGTTTAGTTGATAGAATAGTTCCAGGATATCCAAGAGATACAATTGATGAAGTTAGAGAAGAACTTGGATATGATGATAATTTAGTAGATGTAGGGGAAATATTCCACCTATGGGTAATTGAAGGGCCTCAGTCTATAAAAGATGAATTACCAATAGAAAAAGCTGGACTTAATGTAAAAGTTGTAGATGATATGACACCATATAGAACAAGAAAAGTTAGAATTTTAAATGGGCCTCATACGGCAATGGTTCCAGTAGCATACCTTTATGGTTTAGAAACTGTAGGAGAAGCTGTTGATCATGAGGTTATAGGAAGATACGTCCATGATGTAATATATGATGAAATCATAGAAACTTTAGATTTGCCTCACGAAGAATTAGTGGAATTTGCAGATGCGATTATAGAAAGATTCCAAAATCCATATGTAAAGCACTATCTAATGAGCATAGCATTAAATTCATTATCTAAATACAAAACAAGAGATTTACCAAGTTTGACTGAATATCTAAAGAGAAAGGGTACACTTCCTAAGAAATTAGTATTCTCCCTTGCATCTTTAATAGAATTCTACAAAGGAAAAAGAGGAGACGAAGATATTGAACTAGCTGATGATGAGGATATATTAGAATTATTCAAGGAATTATGGGAAAAATATGATGGAACAAAAGAAGGCCTAAACAAAATTGTAACTTCTGTTCTTGCATATGAAAAGAATTGGGGAAGCAATTTGAATGAAATTCCTAATCTAGCTGATGAAGTTTCAAGATATTTAGAAATAATTGAAAAAGTAGGAATGAAGGAAGCTATAAAAGAAGTTATTTAG
- a CDS encoding HIT family protein yields MSFDENCFYCSKNQDLDSLMIKICDLDVSTVYLFKEQTYSGRCNVVYKEHKSEIADLNEDEAAAFINDARKVAKAIHKAFNPDKVNYGAFADTMKHLHLHIVPKYEGGPSWGKTFEMNPQKIYLSDDEYQNLICKIKDNL; encoded by the coding sequence ATGAGTTTTGATGAAAATTGTTTTTATTGTTCGAAGAATCAAGATTTAGATTCTTTAATGATTAAGATTTGTGATTTAGATGTATCAACAGTATATTTGTTTAAGGAACAAACTTATAGTGGAAGATGTAATGTTGTTTATAAGGAACATAAAAGTGAAATAGCGGATTTAAATGAAGATGAAGCAGCAGCTTTCATAAATGACGCTAGAAAGGTAGCTAAAGCAATCCATAAAGCGTTCAATCCAGATAAAGTAAATTATGGAGCATTTGCTGATACTATGAAACATCTTCATCTTCATATTGTACCTAAATATGAAGGCGGCCCATCTTGGGGAAAAACTTTTGAGATGAATCCACAAAAAATATATTTAAGCGATGATGAATACCAAAACCTAATTTGTAAAATAAAAGATAATTTATAA
- a CDS encoding bifunctional 4-hydroxy-2-oxoglutarate aldolase/2-dehydro-3-deoxy-phosphogluconate aldolase, giving the protein MRREEVLKNIKEAGVVAVVRGDSKEEALKIVDAVSKGGIKVMELTMTVPNPVEVIKEVAEKYKDTDVIVGAGTVLDSETARACILAGAQFIVSPSLDIDTLKLCNRYKILVMPGVMTVKDAITAFEYGVDVVKIFPANLYGPSVIKSFKGPLPQGDFMPTGGVSIANLHEWIEAGAFVVGTGGDLTKGAKTGDYDLVQRTAKEFMDAYRKAKERI; this is encoded by the coding sequence ATGAGAAGAGAAGAAGTTTTAAAAAATATAAAAGAAGCAGGTGTTGTTGCAGTTGTGAGGGGAGACTCAAAAGAAGAAGCTCTTAAAATTGTAGATGCTGTTTCAAAAGGCGGAATAAAAGTGATGGAACTTACAATGACTGTTCCAAATCCAGTTGAAGTTATTAAAGAAGTTGCTGAAAAATATAAGGATACCGATGTAATTGTTGGGGCGGGAACTGTATTGGACAGTGAAACGGCAAGAGCTTGTATTTTAGCAGGGGCACAATTTATTGTAAGCCCAAGTTTGGATATTGATACTTTAAAGCTTTGTAATAGGTATAAGATTCTGGTTATGCCAGGAGTAATGACCGTTAAGGATGCTATTACAGCTTTTGAGTATGGAGTTGATGTGGTTAAAATATTCCCAGCCAATCTATATGGGCCATCAGTAATTAAATCATTTAAGGGGCCGCTCCCTCAAGGAGACTTTATGCCAACAGGTGGTGTTAGTATAGCTAACTTACATGAGTGGATAGAAGCAGGAGCCTTCGTAGTAGGAACAGGAGGAGATTTAACTAAAGGTGCAAAAACAGGCGATTATGATCTAGTTCAAAGGACTGCTAAAGAATTTATGGATGCATACAGAAAAGCGAAGGAGAGAATCTAA
- a CDS encoding sugar kinase, whose protein sequence is MDVLTFGESMVVFSPNINGPLRHVHSFSKSLGGAESNVATALAKLNHSAGWFSKVSDDEFGRFVISSIKAEGVDTSRVIIDKERPTGLLFKERYQRSNPNVYYYRKNSAASSLSPEDIDEEYIKQAKILHITGITPALSESCRRAVYRAIEIAKENKILVSFDPNIRLKLWTVDEARKILVDIASKADIVMPGLDEAELLLGLTNKDDVADFFLNKEAKIVAVKLGSEGCYIKDKKEGVKVAGYNVSDLIQDTAGAGDGFAAGFLAGYLEKLSLNEIGQYANGVGAMATLVQGDMEGYPYYDQLMEFIGKRQGVER, encoded by the coding sequence ATGGATGTTTTAACTTTTGGAGAATCAATGGTCGTATTTAGTCCTAATATTAATGGCCCTTTGAGACATGTTCATAGTTTTTCCAAGTCACTCGGTGGTGCCGAATCAAATGTCGCTACTGCCTTGGCAAAATTAAATCATAGTGCGGGCTGGTTCTCAAAAGTTTCGGATGATGAATTCGGAAGATTTGTTATAAGTTCTATAAAAGCAGAGGGAGTAGATACATCAAGAGTAATAATTGATAAAGAAAGGCCTACAGGATTGCTTTTTAAGGAACGTTATCAACGAAGCAATCCGAATGTATATTATTATAGAAAGAATTCTGCTGCTAGTAGCTTATCGCCAGAGGATATTGATGAAGAATATATTAAGCAAGCTAAAATTCTTCATATTACAGGTATAACGCCAGCTTTATCGGAAAGTTGTAGAAGAGCAGTATACAGAGCAATAGAAATAGCTAAAGAAAACAAGATATTAGTATCATTCGATCCTAATATCAGGCTTAAATTGTGGACGGTTGATGAAGCTAGAAAGATCTTGGTGGATATTGCTAGTAAGGCAGATATTGTAATGCCTGGATTAGATGAAGCGGAACTTTTATTAGGATTAACTAATAAAGATGATGTGGCAGATTTTTTCTTAAATAAGGAAGCGAAAATAGTCGCAGTAAAATTAGGGTCAGAAGGCTGCTATATAAAAGATAAAAAAGAAGGAGTCAAGGTCGCAGGATATAATGTATCAGATTTAATTCAAGATACAGCTGGGGCAGGCGATGGTTTTGCAGCTGGATTTTTAGCTGGATATTTAGAAAAATTATCACTAAACGAAATTGGACAATATGCTAACGGTGTTGGAGCTATGGCAACATTGGTACAAGGAGATATGGAAGGTTATCCATATTATGATCAACTGATGGAATTCATAGGAAAGAGACAAGGTGTTGAAAGATAG